From one Catellatospora sp. IY07-71 genomic stretch:
- a CDS encoding formimidoylglutamate deiminase, with protein sequence MHCQYAWLPGGIAPDVTLELRDSRVVRVCHPQDRVDLARSVRDMPAKGVSHPQFTQDQRTSGAASGAEYRAGVTMAGFANAHSHAFHRALRGRTHGDRGSFWTWREQMYRVAAALDPDSYYRLARGVYGEMVLAGITAVGEFHYLHHGPGGVPYANPNAMGEALVAAAKDAGLRITLLDTLYLTASVDGKPLEGPQLRFGDGDALRWAERVDLLAEQPHLLTGAAIHSVRAVPPAQMSTVAAWAAGRPLHAHVSEQRAENEACLAEHGRTPTEVLADFGAVHEMFTAVHATHLTHNDMALLSASYACFCPTTERDLGDGIGPARALADAGTRLTLGSDSHAVIDFFEESRALELHERLATEQRGHFTAVELRAAATAAGHASLGWHDAGRIEVGARADLVTVALDSPRTAGIDPEGVLFAASPADITHVLADGREVVRDGRHTGIDVARELQEAITCLF encoded by the coding sequence ATCCACTGCCAGTACGCCTGGCTCCCCGGCGGCATCGCTCCCGACGTGACCCTGGAACTCCGGGACAGCCGCGTGGTCCGCGTGTGCCACCCCCAAGATCGCGTCGATCTTGCGCGAAGTGTTAGGGATATGCCCGCTAAGGGCGTGTCGCACCCACAGTTCACGCAAGATCAACGCACTTCAGGGGCCGCGTCGGGGGCCGAGTATCGCGCCGGGGTGACGATGGCGGGGTTTGCCAACGCGCACTCTCACGCGTTTCACCGGGCTCTGCGGGGGCGGACCCATGGGGACCGGGGGAGCTTCTGGACCTGGCGGGAGCAGATGTACCGGGTCGCGGCGGCGCTGGATCCGGACTCGTACTACCGGCTGGCGCGCGGGGTCTACGGGGAGATGGTGCTGGCGGGGATCACGGCCGTGGGCGAGTTCCACTACCTGCACCACGGGCCGGGAGGGGTGCCTTATGCGAATCCCAACGCGATGGGTGAGGCGCTCGTCGCCGCGGCGAAGGATGCGGGGCTGCGGATCACGTTGCTGGACACGCTGTATCTGACGGCGTCGGTGGACGGGAAGCCGCTGGAGGGGCCGCAGCTGCGGTTCGGGGACGGGGATGCGCTGCGCTGGGCGGAGCGGGTGGATCTGCTGGCCGAGCAGCCGCATCTGCTGACGGGCGCGGCGATCCACTCGGTGCGGGCGGTGCCGCCGGCGCAGATGTCGACGGTGGCGGCGTGGGCGGCGGGGCGGCCGCTGCACGCGCACGTGTCGGAGCAGCGCGCGGAGAACGAGGCCTGCCTCGCCGAGCACGGGCGTACGCCGACCGAGGTGCTGGCGGACTTCGGGGCGGTGCACGAGATGTTCACGGCGGTGCACGCCACGCACCTGACGCACAACGACATGGCGCTGCTGTCGGCGTCGTACGCCTGCTTCTGCCCGACGACCGAGCGGGACCTGGGCGACGGCATCGGCCCGGCGCGGGCCCTGGCCGACGCCGGGACGCGGCTGACCTTGGGCAGCGACAGCCACGCGGTCATAGACTTCTTCGAGGAGTCGCGAGCCCTGGAGCTGCACGAACGCCTCGCGACCGAGCAGCGCGGGCACTTCACCGCAGTCGAGTTGCGGGCCGCGGCGACGGCTGCCGGGCACGCGAGCCTCGGCTGGCACGACGCCGGCCGGATCGAGGTGGGCGCGCGCGCCGACCTGGTGACGGTGGCACTGGACAGCCCGCGCACCGCCGGGATCGACCCCGAGGGCGTGCTGTTCGCGGCGAGCCCCGCCGACATCACCCACGTGCTGGCCGACGGGCGGGAGGTCGTCCGGGACGGGCGGCACACCGGCATCGACGTGGCCCGCGAGCTGCAGGAGGCGATCACGTGTCTCTTCTGA
- a CDS encoding allantoate amidohydrolase codes for MSGFAELWAEIAPVGRDAQTGGYLRYAYAPAEQALRAWFLDQARARDLLVEEDGNGNVFAWWGDPSAGDAVLTGSHLDSVPHGGAYDGPLGVVSALLAVDALRERGVRPVRPIGIAVFAEEEGSRFGLACLGSRLLAGAVDPAAAAALTDRDGVTLDEAMRAALGHGPRGARPDLLARIGCYVELHVEQGRALLDLDRAVGVASAIWPHGRWRLDFTGEANHAGTTLMADRRDPMLTFAATVLAANEQAKRLGAHATVGRVQVYPNATNAIPGKVSAWLDARADSTETVEQVVAAVHLHAQARAAEDGTTVTLTAESVSPETEFHGGLRDRLSKLLDGAPILPTGAGHDAGVLSAFVPTAMLFVRNPTGVSHSPAEHAPDADCEAGIAALAAALEELAC; via the coding sequence GTGAGCGGGTTCGCGGAGTTGTGGGCGGAGATCGCGCCGGTCGGGCGGGACGCGCAGACCGGCGGGTACCTGCGGTATGCGTACGCCCCGGCGGAGCAGGCCCTGCGGGCCTGGTTCCTGGACCAGGCCCGCGCGCGGGACCTCCTGGTCGAGGAGGACGGCAACGGCAACGTGTTCGCCTGGTGGGGTGACCCGTCGGCCGGGGACGCCGTGCTGACCGGCTCGCACCTGGACTCGGTGCCGCACGGCGGCGCGTACGACGGCCCGCTCGGCGTGGTCAGCGCCCTGCTGGCGGTGGACGCGCTGCGCGAGCGCGGGGTGCGGCCGGTCCGGCCGATCGGCATCGCCGTGTTCGCGGAGGAGGAGGGCTCCCGGTTCGGGCTGGCCTGCCTGGGCTCGCGGCTGCTCGCGGGCGCGGTCGACCCGGCCGCCGCGGCGGCGCTGACCGACCGCGACGGCGTCACCCTGGACGAGGCCATGCGGGCGGCGCTGGGCCACGGCCCGCGCGGCGCCCGCCCGGACCTGCTCGCCCGGATCGGCTGCTACGTCGAACTGCATGTGGAACAGGGCCGCGCGCTGCTCGACCTGGACCGCGCCGTGGGCGTGGCCAGCGCCATCTGGCCGCACGGCCGCTGGCGGCTGGACTTCACCGGCGAGGCCAACCACGCCGGCACCACGCTGATGGCCGACCGGCGCGACCCGATGCTGACCTTCGCGGCGACCGTGCTGGCCGCCAACGAGCAGGCCAAACGGCTGGGCGCGCACGCCACCGTCGGCCGCGTGCAGGTCTACCCCAACGCCACCAACGCCATCCCCGGCAAGGTCAGCGCGTGGCTCGACGCCCGCGCCGACTCGACGGAGACGGTGGAGCAGGTCGTCGCCGCCGTACACCTGCACGCCCAGGCCCGGGCCGCCGAGGACGGCACCACGGTCACCCTGACCGCCGAGTCGGTCTCCCCGGAGACCGAGTTCCACGGCGGCCTCCGCGACCGCCTGTCCAAGCTCCTGGACGGCGCCCCCATCCTGCCCACCGGCGCGGGCCACGACGCGGGCGTCCTCAGCGCCTTCGTCCCGACGGCGATGCTCTTCGTCCGCAACCCCACCGGCGTCTCCCACTCCCCCGCCGAGCACGCCCCCGACGCCGACTGCGAGGCCGGCATCGCGGCCCTCGCCGCGGCCCTGGAGGAACTCGCGTGCTGA
- the hutH gene encoding histidine ammonia-lyase: MTVIVEPTGIAPGDVAAVARADAQVAISDAAIAAMQASRAIVDDIERDGRPVYGVSTGFGALANTFIAPERRAELQHALIRSHASGVGAPMPREVVRAMMLLRVRSLALGHSGVRPLIAQALVDLLNHDITPWVPEHGSLGASGDLAPLAHCALALMGEGWVLGKDGARLNAADALHAAGLTPITLSSKEGLALINGTDGMLAMLLLACDDLGHLCTMADITASLSIEAMLGTDRPFHPSIHEIRPHPGQGASAANMYRLLQNSSIMDSHRDDMAHAVQDAYSMRCAPQVAGAARDTLEFARTVAARELVSLADNPVVLPDGRVESTGNFHGAPLGFAADFLAIAAAEIGSISERRVDRLLDVCRSRDLPPFLSPDAGVNSGLMIAQYTAAGIVAENRRLASPASVDTIPTSGMQEDHVSMGWAAAKKLRTVLDNLTSLLAVELLAAVRGLQLRAPLVPSPAGQAAIAAITPIAGEPGPDVFLAPVLEQIRAVVAGNTLLDAIESKTGRLA; encoded by the coding sequence ATGACCGTCATCGTCGAACCCACCGGCATCGCCCCGGGCGACGTCGCCGCGGTGGCCCGCGCCGACGCGCAGGTCGCCATCAGCGACGCCGCCATCGCGGCCATGCAGGCCAGCCGCGCCATCGTCGATGACATCGAGCGCGACGGCCGCCCCGTGTACGGCGTCTCCACCGGCTTCGGCGCGCTGGCCAACACCTTCATCGCACCCGAGCGCCGGGCCGAGCTGCAGCACGCCCTGATCCGCTCGCACGCCTCCGGCGTCGGCGCGCCGATGCCCCGCGAGGTCGTGCGCGCGATGATGCTGCTGCGCGTACGCTCCCTCGCGCTCGGCCACTCCGGCGTACGCCCGCTCATCGCGCAGGCGCTCGTCGACCTGCTCAACCACGACATCACCCCGTGGGTGCCCGAGCACGGCTCGCTCGGCGCGTCCGGCGACCTGGCCCCGCTGGCCCACTGCGCGCTGGCGCTGATGGGCGAGGGCTGGGTGCTCGGCAAGGACGGCGCGCGGCTCAACGCGGCCGACGCGCTGCACGCCGCCGGGCTGACCCCGATCACGCTCAGCTCCAAGGAGGGCCTGGCGCTGATCAACGGCACCGACGGCATGCTCGCCATGCTGCTGCTGGCCTGCGACGACCTCGGCCACCTGTGCACCATGGCCGACATCACCGCGTCGCTGTCGATCGAGGCCATGCTCGGCACCGACCGGCCGTTCCACCCGTCCATCCACGAGATCCGGCCACATCCCGGCCAGGGCGCCAGCGCCGCCAACATGTACCGGCTGCTGCAGAACTCCTCCATCATGGACAGCCACCGCGACGACATGGCGCACGCGGTGCAGGACGCGTACTCGATGCGCTGCGCCCCGCAGGTCGCCGGCGCGGCCCGGGACACGCTGGAGTTCGCCCGCACCGTCGCCGCCCGGGAGCTGGTCAGCCTCGCCGACAACCCGGTGGTGCTGCCCGACGGCCGCGTCGAGTCGACCGGCAACTTCCACGGCGCGCCGCTCGGCTTCGCCGCCGACTTCCTGGCCATCGCCGCCGCCGAGATCGGCTCGATCAGCGAGCGCCGGGTGGACCGGCTGCTCGACGTGTGCCGCTCCCGCGACCTCCCGCCGTTCCTCAGCCCCGACGCGGGCGTCAACTCCGGCCTGATGATCGCCCAGTACACGGCGGCCGGCATCGTGGCCGAGAACCGCCGCCTGGCCTCCCCCGCGAGCGTGGACACCATCCCCACCTCGGGTATGCAGGAGGACCACGTCAGCATGGGCTGGGCCGCCGCCAAGAAGCTGCGCACCGTCCTGGACAACCTCACCAGCCTGCTCGCGGTCGAGCTGCTCGCCGCGGTCCGCGGCCTCCAGCTGCGCGCCCCCCTGGTCCCGTCCCCCGCCGGCCAGGCCGCCATCGCCGCGATCACGCCCATCGCCGGCGAGCCCGGCCCCGACGTCTTCCTCGCCCCGGTCCTGGAACAGATCCGCGCCGTCGTAGCCGGCAACACCCTCCTCGACGCCATCGAGTCCAAAACAGGCCGCCTCGCCTAA
- the hutI gene encoding imidazolonepropionase yields the protein MSLLITGIGELTTNDPELGILRDAALVVDGDRVAWVGPAAGAPAADERLDVRGAAVLPGFVDSHSHLVFAGDRAPEFAARMAGEPYTGGGIRTTVAATRAATDDQLRANVARLVGEALRQGTTTIEIKSGYGLSTLDEARSVRIAAEFSDEVTFLGAHVKPAEDADGYVDEVTGPMLDACAKYAGWVDVFCERGAFDVAESRRVLQAGIAAGLRPRIHANQLTMGGGVQLAVELDCASADHCTHLSPADVDALANSNTVATLLPGAEFSTRAPWPDARRLLAAGVTVALATDCNPGSSYTSSMPFCIALAVRDMKLTPTEAVWSATKGGALALRRLDLGHLAPGASADLIVLDAPSHLHLAYRPGVPLINTVVRKGTLQSLSVEEGALLNPSPHKGVLS from the coding sequence GTGTCTCTTCTGATCACCGGCATCGGCGAGCTGACCACCAACGATCCCGAGCTGGGCATCCTGCGCGACGCCGCGCTGGTGGTGGACGGCGACCGGGTGGCGTGGGTCGGCCCGGCCGCGGGGGCGCCCGCCGCCGACGAGCGCCTGGACGTACGCGGCGCGGCCGTGCTGCCCGGCTTCGTCGACAGCCACAGCCACCTGGTGTTCGCCGGGGACCGGGCGCCGGAGTTCGCGGCGCGGATGGCCGGCGAGCCGTACACGGGCGGCGGCATCCGCACCACGGTGGCCGCCACCCGCGCGGCGACCGACGACCAGCTGCGCGCCAACGTGGCCCGGCTGGTCGGCGAGGCGCTGCGGCAGGGCACCACGACCATCGAGATCAAGAGTGGGTACGGCCTCAGCACGCTCGACGAGGCTCGCTCGGTGCGGATCGCCGCGGAGTTCAGCGACGAGGTCACCTTCCTCGGCGCGCACGTGAAACCGGCGGAGGACGCCGACGGCTACGTCGACGAGGTGACCGGCCCGATGCTGGACGCCTGCGCGAAGTACGCGGGCTGGGTGGACGTGTTCTGCGAGCGGGGCGCGTTCGACGTCGCCGAGTCGCGGCGGGTGCTCCAGGCGGGCATCGCGGCGGGCCTGCGTCCCCGCATCCACGCCAACCAGCTCACCATGGGCGGCGGTGTGCAGCTCGCCGTCGAGCTGGACTGCGCCAGCGCCGACCACTGCACCCACCTGTCCCCCGCCGACGTGGACGCACTGGCGAACTCGAACACGGTGGCCACGCTGCTGCCCGGCGCGGAGTTCTCCACCCGCGCGCCCTGGCCGGACGCGCGCCGCCTGCTCGCCGCCGGGGTGACCGTGGCGCTCGCGACGGACTGCAACCCCGGCTCGTCGTACACCTCGTCCATGCCCTTCTGCATCGCCCTGGCGGTGCGGGACATGAAGCTCACCCCCACCGAGGCGGTCTGGTCGGCCACCAAGGGCGGCGCCCTCGCGCTGCGCCGGCTCGACCTCGGCCACCTCGCCCCGGGCGCGTCCGCGGACCTGATCGTCCTGGACGCCCCCTCCCACCTGCACCTGGCCTACCGGCCCGGCGTGCCGTTGATCAACACCGTGGTAAGGAAGGGCACCCTCCAATCGCTTTCCGTCGAGGAAGGTGCCCTTCTTAACCCCTCTCCGCACAAGGGAGTGCTGTCATGA
- a CDS encoding FAD-dependent oxidoreductase, with amino-acid sequence MAGEVCVVGGGPAGLMLGLLLARQGIEVVVLEKHEDFLRDFRGDTIHPSTLNLLDELGLGEKIERLPGRKQARMSVTFADGTYPVADFTRLPKPRNYLLFLPQWDFLDLLADEASRLPAFRLLRSTEAVDLLRDESGTVTGVLATGPDGEPVRVTAPLTVACDGRDSVIREKAGLVPVEYGAPMDVLWFRLSRPAADPDRLELRVGAGALMILIDRREYYQCAYVIPKGGYDTVRAAGLDHLRESVARLAPPVAAQVGELQDWDQIKLLTVRVNQLPVWHAPGVLCIGDAAHAMSPVGGVGVNLAVQDAVATARLLGPKIKAGALRTEDLDLVRERRSLPTRATQRFQRLAQQRVVGTVLRSDAPPTAPAVIKLLQRLPALQALPARAMGIGLRPEHLT; translated from the coding sequence CTGGCGGGGGAGGTCTGTGTCGTCGGGGGTGGGCCGGCCGGGTTGATGCTGGGGTTGTTGCTGGCCCGGCAGGGAATCGAGGTCGTGGTGCTGGAGAAGCACGAGGACTTCCTGCGTGACTTCCGGGGCGACACGATCCATCCGTCGACGCTGAACCTGCTCGACGAGCTCGGGCTCGGGGAGAAGATCGAGCGGCTGCCGGGGCGTAAGCAGGCCCGGATGAGCGTGACGTTCGCCGACGGGACGTACCCGGTGGCCGACTTCACCCGGCTGCCCAAGCCGCGCAACTACCTGCTGTTCCTGCCGCAGTGGGACTTCCTGGACCTGCTGGCCGACGAGGCGTCGCGGCTGCCCGCGTTCCGGCTGCTGCGCTCCACCGAGGCCGTCGACCTGCTGCGCGACGAGTCCGGAACGGTCACCGGGGTGCTCGCGACCGGCCCGGACGGGGAGCCGGTGCGGGTCACCGCGCCGCTGACGGTGGCCTGCGACGGGCGCGACTCGGTGATCCGGGAGAAGGCCGGGCTGGTGCCGGTCGAGTACGGCGCGCCCATGGACGTGCTGTGGTTCCGGCTGTCCCGCCCGGCGGCCGACCCCGACCGGCTCGAGCTGCGGGTCGGCGCGGGCGCGCTGATGATCCTCATCGACCGCCGCGAGTACTACCAGTGCGCGTACGTCATCCCCAAGGGCGGCTACGACACCGTCCGCGCGGCCGGCCTGGACCACCTGCGGGAGTCCGTGGCCAGACTCGCCCCGCCGGTGGCCGCCCAGGTCGGCGAGCTGCAGGACTGGGACCAGATCAAACTGCTGACGGTACGCGTGAACCAGCTCCCCGTCTGGCACGCCCCCGGAGTGCTCTGCATCGGCGACGCGGCGCACGCGATGAGCCCCGTCGGCGGCGTGGGCGTCAACCTCGCCGTCCAGGACGCGGTCGCCACCGCCCGCCTGCTCGGCCCGAAGATCAAGGCAGGCGCACTGCGTACCGAGGACCTGGACCTGGTCCGCGAGCGCCGCAGCCTGCCCACCCGCGCCACCCAGCGCTTCCAGCGCCTGGCCCAGCAGCGCGTCGTCGGCACCGTCCTCCGCTCCGACGCACCCCCCACGGCCCCCGCCGTCATCAAACTCCTCCAGCGCCTCCCCGCCCTCCAGGCCCTCCCGGCCCGCGCCATGGGCATCGGCCTCCGCCCCGAACACCTGACCTGA
- the rdgB gene encoding RdgB/HAM1 family non-canonical purine NTP pyrophosphatase — MKVLLATRNAKKLDELRRILAASPELLKVELVGLDDVPPYVEVPETGLTFAENALLKAREGAKHTGLPTVADDSGLAVDALNGMPGVFSARWSGRHGDDKANLDLVLAQLGDVPDEHRGASFVCAAALVLPGGATSPNGREHLVSGKMTGRLIRAPRGENGFGYDPIFIAENNTRTNAELTPAEKDAISHRGKAFRALAAVIAKNLA, encoded by the coding sequence ATGAAGGTGCTGCTCGCCACGCGCAACGCGAAGAAGCTCGACGAGCTGCGCCGCATTCTGGCCGCCTCGCCCGAGCTGCTCAAGGTCGAGCTGGTCGGCCTCGACGACGTCCCGCCGTACGTCGAGGTCCCCGAGACCGGCCTGACCTTCGCCGAGAACGCGCTGCTCAAGGCGCGCGAGGGTGCCAAGCACACCGGCCTGCCCACCGTCGCCGACGACTCCGGCCTGGCCGTGGACGCCCTCAACGGCATGCCCGGCGTGTTCAGCGCCCGCTGGTCCGGCCGCCACGGCGACGACAAGGCCAACCTGGACCTCGTCCTCGCCCAGCTCGGCGACGTCCCCGACGAGCACCGCGGCGCCTCCTTCGTCTGCGCGGCAGCCCTGGTCCTCCCCGGCGGCGCCACCTCCCCCAACGGCCGCGAACACCTGGTCAGCGGCAAAATGACCGGCCGCCTCATCCGCGCCCCCCGCGGCGAGAACGGCTTCGGCTACGACCCCATCTTCATAGCCGAAAACAACACCCGCACCAACGCCGAACTCACCCCCGCGGAAAAGGACGCCATCAGCCACCGCGGCAAGGCTTTCCGCGCCCTAGCCGCCGTCATCGCCAAAAACCTCGCCTAA